The following proteins are encoded in a genomic region of Littorina saxatilis isolate snail1 unplaced genomic scaffold, US_GU_Lsax_2.0 scaffold_482, whole genome shotgun sequence:
- the LOC138954572 gene encoding uncharacterized protein, with protein MVSTKVLLVAVVVVCVLVETLSAQRSQPNPNRRNRGRNRAGNRTRTAGNRNAGNRNRNASNRNAGNRRRCEEIEVPMCKGLVGYTHTKLPNRFNHTTQLQVYRVLEHLWAMIDRGCSQNFRLLACSLYLPRCAGRGAARGPCRKTCKVTRRVCQASLQQFGYTWPEEFDCNALPKKRCLKQGRHNSCSMDHTQCVDIDLPMCTDLSFRIGMSPNMFGQCNRTEIAMEMEQFRPLVESQCSPKLGLFLCGVYMPWCASREGGLTFPCQEVCSEVREACEPTYRRLTRGLPWPNKLQCHRYPASSNANYTCVMEDDVGAINLP; from the exons ATGGTGTCGACCAAGGTGCTgctggtggcggtggtggtggtgtgtgtgttggtggagACCCTGTCCGCCCAGAGAAGTCAGCCAAACCCCAACAGACGAAACAG AGGGCGAAACCGAGCTGGCAACAGAACAAGAACTGCTGGCAACAGAAACGCGGgcaacagaaacagaaacgCGAGCAACAGAAACGCCGGCAACAGAAGGCGGTGTGAGGAGATCGAGGTCCCCATGTGCAAAGGACTGGTCGGGTACACGCACACCAAGCTTCCTAACCGTTTCAACCACACCACTCAGCTCCAGGTGTACAG AGTTCTGGAGCACCTGTGGGCCATGATCGACCGAGGCTGCTCCCAGAACTTCCGCCTGCTGGCCTGCTCGCTCTACCTGCCCCGGTGTGCGGGGCGCGGGGCGGCGCGGGGGCCGTGCAGGAAGACGTGTAAGGTGACGCGCAGGGTGTGTCAGGCCAGCCTCCAGCAGTTCGGCTACACCTGGCCCGAGGAGTTCGACTGTAACGCCCTGCCCAAGAAGCGCTGTCTCAAGCAG GGCAGGCACAACTCGTGCAGCATGGACCACACACAGTGCGTGGACATCGACCTGCCCATGTGCACCGACCTCTCCTTCCGCATCGGCATGTCGCCCAACATGTTCGGCCAGTGCAACCGCACCGAGATCGCCATGGAGATGGAGCAGTTCCGCCCCCTGGTGGAGAGCCAGTGCTCGCCCAAGCTCGGCTTGTTCCTGTGCGGAGTGTACATGCCGTGGTGCGCGAGCCGGGAGGGCGGGCTGACCTTCCCGTGCCAGGAGGTGTGTAGCGAGGTGAGGGAGGCCTGCGAGCCAACCTACCGCCGTCTGACCCGCGGCCTGCCCTGGCCCAACAAGCTGCAGTGTCACCGCTACCCG